One Solea senegalensis isolate Sse05_10M linkage group LG13, IFAPA_SoseM_1, whole genome shotgun sequence DNA segment encodes these proteins:
- the tlcd5b gene encoding TLC domain-containing protein 5, producing MAVLEVICSLIGWLGLYVLFCCIFTRRGPEWSCRLVTLCHGVVIVLLTAYVVFIDGPWPFTHAGTENTELQVFALSVCLGYFFFDVSWCVCYHTEGPVMLAHHAASILGILLALLMGESGCETCGVVFGSEITNPLLQTRWFLRQLGLYDSLLGDAVDLLFIVLFATVRVGLGTVLFYCELTSPRTSLVMKLGGVVMYGLAWVFMVDIARFGYKKSRAKYKKWMDNHKLKEKLDGLSDKSD from the exons ATGGCCGTGCTGGAGGTGATCTGCAGCCTGATTGGCTGGTTAGGTCTCTACGTGCTGTTCTGCTGCATCTTCACTCGGCGTGGGCCCGAGTGGAGCTGCCGCCTGGTCACGCTGTGCCACGGGGTCGTCATAGTGCTGCTGACGGCGTATGTCGTCTTCATAGACGGACCCTGGCCTTTCACACATGCAG GTACAGAGAACACTGAACTCCAGGTCTTTGCTCTCTCCGTCTGCCTCGGCTACTTCTTCTTCGATgtcagctggtgtgtgtgctaCCACACTGAGGGCCCTGTCATGCTGGCCCACCATGCTGCCAGTATCCTGGGCATCCTGCTGGCACTGCTCATGGGAGAGTCGGGCTGCGAGACCTGCGGCGTCGTCTTCGGCAGCGAGATCACCAACCCGCTGCTGCAGACCCGCTGGTTCCTCCGCCAGCTGGGCCTCTACGACAGCCTGCTGGGCGACGCCGTTGACCTGCTCTTCATCGTACTGTTCGCGACGGTGCGCGTGGGCCTCGGCACGGTGCTGTTTTACTGCGAGCTCACCTCACCCAGGACGTCACTGGTCATGAAGCTCGGGGGCGTGGTCATGTACGGACTAGCCTGGGTCTTCATGGTAGACATCGCCAGATTTGGCTACAAGAAAAGTAGAGCAAAGTATAAAAAGTGGATGGACAATCATAAACTCAAAGAAAAACTGGACGGACTTTCAGACAAGAGCGACTGA
- the rcc1l gene encoding RCC1-like G exchanging factor-like protein isoform X1 gives MGQMQRMAFPCLRLCSQRLIPGLHVCGYASASKTSRPREKSSSGPVFQYVGQHRKPNNKVFVWGFSFTGALGIPSFVVPDSGRKTPRKYQLTPYRLETAEQISSAACGYGFTLIASSTKDVSKLWAMGLNKDSQLGFQRVQHSRLHSYDYVLEPSPVALPLVEPLQTRVAQVSCGRAHSLVLTDQEGVFSMGNNAYGQCGRTIVEDEVYSGSHIVHRVEGFDSRVVQVACGQDHSLFLTETGKVFACGWGADGQTGLGHHNVSSRPVQVGGDLVGVEVRQINTYGDCSLAVSRDGQVFGWGNSEYLQLSSVTEATQINSPRHVPLKSCGKVVEAACGGTQVAVLNENGEVFVWGYGILGKGPNLSECSAPEMIPPTLFGRTEFNPSGAVTKIRCGLSHFAAITDAGELFVWGKNVRGCLGIGSRDDQFFPWRVTVPGQVVDVACGVDHMVALVKSLL, from the exons atgggtcaaatgcagag AATGGCTTTTCCCTGTTTACGACTCTGCTCTCAGCGTTTGATCCCTGGACTTCACGTCTGTGGTTACGCGAGTGCGAGTAAAACGTCCAGACCGCGGGAGAAGAGCAGCAGCGGTCCTGTGTTTCAGTATGTCGGTCAGCACAGAAAGCCCAAcaacaaagtgtttgtgtggggCTTTAGCTTCACCGGTGCTCTGGGCATCCCCAGCTTTGTGGTGCCGGACAGCGGCAGGAAGACACCCAGGAAGTACCAGCTCACTCCGTACCGCCTGGAGACTGCAGAGCAG ATCTCTTCTGCTGCGTGCGGCTACGGCTTCACACTCATCGCCTCCTCCACCAAAGATGTGAGCAAGTTGTGGGCGATGGGCCTGAACAAAGATTCTCAGCTGGGCTTCCAACGTGTGCAGCACAGCCGCc TTCATAGTTATGACTACGTCCTGGAGCCTTCTCCTGTGGCTCTGCCTCTGGTCGAGCCTCTCCAGACCAGAGTGGCTCAGGTTTCCTGCGGCCGCGCTCACTCTCTGGTGCTCACAGATCAGGAGGGAG TTTTCAGTATGGGCAACAACGCGTACGGTCAGTGTGGGAGGACAATCGTGGAAGATGAAGTTTACAG CGGCAGTCACATCGTTCACAGGGTGGAAGGTTTCGACAGCAGAGTCGTCCAG GTGGCGTGTGGACAGGACCACAGTCTTTTCCTCACTGAGACTGGAAAAGTGTTTGCCTGTGGATGGGGCGCAGACGGACAGACCG GTCTGGGTCACCACAACGTCAGCTCCAGACCGGTGCAAGTGGGCGGAGACCTGGTGGGCGTGGAGGTGCGGCAGATCAACACGTACGGCGACTGCAGCCTGGCTGTGTCCAGAGACGGTCAGGTGTTCGGCTGGGGAAACTCCGAGTATCTGCAGCTGTCCTCCGTCACTGAGGCCACACAG ATCAACTCTCCTCGACACGTTCCTCTGAAAAGCTGCGGGAAAGTGGTTGAGGCGGCGTGTGGAGGAACACAGGTGGCCGTTCTCAACG AGAATGGAGAGGTGTTCGTTTGGGGATATGGAATTCTGGGAAAAGGTCCGAATCTGTCGGAGTGCTCTGCTCCTGAGATGATTCCTCCGACGCTGTTTGGACGCACGGAGTTTAACCCGTCAGGCGCCGTCACCAAGATCAGGTGTGGCCTCAGTCACTTTGCTGCAATAACAG ATGCAGGCGAACTCTTTGTTTGGGGGAAGAATGTTCGAGGTTGTTTGGGCATCGGCAGCAGAGACGACCAGTTCTTCCCCTGGAGA GTGACTGTACCAGGTCAAGTGGTGGATGTAGCGTGTGGCGTTGACCACATGGTGGCGCTGGTGAAGTCCCTCCTGTGA
- the rcc1l gene encoding RCC1-like G exchanging factor-like protein isoform X2 produces the protein MAFPCLRLCSQRLIPGLHVCGYASASKTSRPREKSSSGPVFQYVGQHRKPNNKVFVWGFSFTGALGIPSFVVPDSGRKTPRKYQLTPYRLETAEQISSAACGYGFTLIASSTKDVSKLWAMGLNKDSQLGFQRVQHSRLHSYDYVLEPSPVALPLVEPLQTRVAQVSCGRAHSLVLTDQEGVFSMGNNAYGQCGRTIVEDEVYSGSHIVHRVEGFDSRVVQVACGQDHSLFLTETGKVFACGWGADGQTGLGHHNVSSRPVQVGGDLVGVEVRQINTYGDCSLAVSRDGQVFGWGNSEYLQLSSVTEATQINSPRHVPLKSCGKVVEAACGGTQVAVLNENGEVFVWGYGILGKGPNLSECSAPEMIPPTLFGRTEFNPSGAVTKIRCGLSHFAAITDAGELFVWGKNVRGCLGIGSRDDQFFPWRVTVPGQVVDVACGVDHMVALVKSLL, from the exons ATGGCTTTTCCCTGTTTACGACTCTGCTCTCAGCGTTTGATCCCTGGACTTCACGTCTGTGGTTACGCGAGTGCGAGTAAAACGTCCAGACCGCGGGAGAAGAGCAGCAGCGGTCCTGTGTTTCAGTATGTCGGTCAGCACAGAAAGCCCAAcaacaaagtgtttgtgtggggCTTTAGCTTCACCGGTGCTCTGGGCATCCCCAGCTTTGTGGTGCCGGACAGCGGCAGGAAGACACCCAGGAAGTACCAGCTCACTCCGTACCGCCTGGAGACTGCAGAGCAG ATCTCTTCTGCTGCGTGCGGCTACGGCTTCACACTCATCGCCTCCTCCACCAAAGATGTGAGCAAGTTGTGGGCGATGGGCCTGAACAAAGATTCTCAGCTGGGCTTCCAACGTGTGCAGCACAGCCGCc TTCATAGTTATGACTACGTCCTGGAGCCTTCTCCTGTGGCTCTGCCTCTGGTCGAGCCTCTCCAGACCAGAGTGGCTCAGGTTTCCTGCGGCCGCGCTCACTCTCTGGTGCTCACAGATCAGGAGGGAG TTTTCAGTATGGGCAACAACGCGTACGGTCAGTGTGGGAGGACAATCGTGGAAGATGAAGTTTACAG CGGCAGTCACATCGTTCACAGGGTGGAAGGTTTCGACAGCAGAGTCGTCCAG GTGGCGTGTGGACAGGACCACAGTCTTTTCCTCACTGAGACTGGAAAAGTGTTTGCCTGTGGATGGGGCGCAGACGGACAGACCG GTCTGGGTCACCACAACGTCAGCTCCAGACCGGTGCAAGTGGGCGGAGACCTGGTGGGCGTGGAGGTGCGGCAGATCAACACGTACGGCGACTGCAGCCTGGCTGTGTCCAGAGACGGTCAGGTGTTCGGCTGGGGAAACTCCGAGTATCTGCAGCTGTCCTCCGTCACTGAGGCCACACAG ATCAACTCTCCTCGACACGTTCCTCTGAAAAGCTGCGGGAAAGTGGTTGAGGCGGCGTGTGGAGGAACACAGGTGGCCGTTCTCAACG AGAATGGAGAGGTGTTCGTTTGGGGATATGGAATTCTGGGAAAAGGTCCGAATCTGTCGGAGTGCTCTGCTCCTGAGATGATTCCTCCGACGCTGTTTGGACGCACGGAGTTTAACCCGTCAGGCGCCGTCACCAAGATCAGGTGTGGCCTCAGTCACTTTGCTGCAATAACAG ATGCAGGCGAACTCTTTGTTTGGGGGAAGAATGTTCGAGGTTGTTTGGGCATCGGCAGCAGAGACGACCAGTTCTTCCCCTGGAGA GTGACTGTACCAGGTCAAGTGGTGGATGTAGCGTGTGGCGTTGACCACATGGTGGCGCTGGTGAAGTCCCTCCTGTGA